The Styela clava chromosome 2, kaStyClav1.hap1.2, whole genome shotgun sequence genome contains a region encoding:
- the LOC120336203 gene encoding uncharacterized protein LOC120336203 produces the protein MNLQYTTEVFFFLLLLTTCVTCKGGQKKKGPKFFKKRLAKRFVEKYNCRRIKREVKDGFAKYDEYTLDCEIGDLSPSTFTYVESCKTCWNPAEENKNTDPNYQPLAIWTDVEFAPTGTGTKNEKYRMIKACSCEKKGKNKKDKRERNNRKNKKGKRTATEMID, from the exons gtaTTTTTCTTCCTTCTACTCCTAACGACGTGCGTTACTTGCAAGGGAGGACAAAAAAAGAAAGGACCAAAatt TTTCAAAAAAAGGCTGGCAAAACGTTTCGTTGAAAAATATAACTGTAGAAGAATAAAAAGAGAAGTGAAAGATGGATTTGCTAAATATGACGAGTATAC ACTCGACTGTGAAATAGGCGATTTATCGCCTTCCACATTCACTTATGTCGAAAGTTGTAAGACATGTTGGAATCCAgcagaagaaaataaaaacactgATCCCAATTACCAACCCCTCGCAATTTGGACTGATGTTGAATTTGCCCCGACGGGTACtggaacaaaaaatgaaaaatatagaatGATTAAAGCATGCAG CTGTGAGAAGAaaggaaaaaacaaaaaagacaaaAGAGAAAGAaacaatagaaaaaataaaaaagggaaAAGAACAGCTACGGAAATGATTGATTAG